A section of the Clostridium sp. TW13 genome encodes:
- the aroA gene encoding 3-phosphoshikimate 1-carboxyvinyltransferase, with translation MKEISISPKKLSGDVNIPPSKSMAHRAVICASLSNGKSIITNIDYSDDIIATINAMRALGADIIEEERKLIIDGTNIFEKDAGIIDCNESGSTLRFLVPLSIARKNKVKFLGRGNLGKRPLTTFYNIFDKQEIKYSYKEDVLDLCIEGELKGGEYKVEGNISSQFITGLLFTLPVLKEDSIIEITTELESKGYIDLTLDMLNKFGIKIINNDYKQFVIKGNQEYTPMNYRVEGDYSQGAFYLCADALGNKVKIKDLDLNSLQGDKEIIDILESLGAKVLKAEEIEVQGWELVGTVIDGAQCPDVIPITAVVCALSKGKSRIINAKRLRIKECDRLKAISTELNKLGANIIEEEDGLIIEGVDTLTGGKVHSWKDHRIAMSLAIAATCCVEKVTIDYAECVSKSYPNFWQDYERLGGNIDERILGE, from the coding sequence ATGAAAGAAATAAGTATTAGCCCTAAAAAGTTAAGTGGTGATGTAAATATACCACCATCAAAAAGTATGGCACATAGAGCAGTTATTTGTGCTTCTTTATCTAATGGAAAATCAATTATTACTAATATAGATTATTCAGATGATATAATTGCTACAATTAATGCTATGAGAGCTCTAGGTGCAGATATAATAGAAGAAGAAAGAAAATTGATAATAGATGGAACTAATATTTTTGAAAAAGATGCGGGAATTATAGATTGCAATGAGTCAGGTTCTACTTTGAGATTTTTAGTGCCTCTATCCATTGCAAGAAAGAATAAAGTAAAATTTTTAGGAAGAGGGAATTTGGGAAAAAGGCCACTCACAACTTTCTATAATATTTTTGATAAGCAGGAAATAAAGTACTCATATAAAGAGGACGTTTTAGACTTATGCATAGAAGGTGAATTAAAGGGTGGAGAATATAAAGTAGAAGGAAACATAAGCTCACAGTTTATAACAGGCTTACTTTTTACTCTACCTGTGCTTAAGGAAGATTCAATAATAGAAATTACTACTGAATTGGAGTCTAAGGGATATATAGATTTAACCTTAGATATGTTAAATAAGTTTGGAATTAAAATTATTAATAATGATTATAAACAATTTGTAATTAAAGGTAATCAGGAATATACACCTATGAATTATAGGGTTGAGGGAGATTATTCTCAAGGAGCTTTTTATCTTTGTGCAGATGCCTTAGGAAATAAAGTTAAAATTAAAGATTTAGACCTAAACTCACTTCAAGGAGATAAAGAAATTATTGATATATTAGAATCTCTTGGAGCAAAGGTTTTGAAAGCAGAAGAAATAGAAGTGCAAGGTTGGGAATTAGTAGGCACAGTAATTGATGGGGCTCAATGCCCAGATGTTATTCCTATAACAGCAGTAGTCTGTGCATTAAGCAAAGGGAAAAGTCGCATTATAAATGCTAAGAGGCTTAGAATTAAAGAATGTGATAGATTAAAGGCTATTAGTACAGAGTTAAATAAGTTGGGCGCTAATATAATTGAGGAAGAAGATGGACTAATAATAGAAGGGGTAGACACACTTACAGGAGGAAAGGTTCATAGCTGGAAAGATCACAGAATTGCCATGTCTCTTGCTATAGCAGCTACTTGTTGCGTAGAAAAAGTAACTATAGATTATGCAGAATGTGTTAGTAAATCTTATCCAAACTTTTGGCAGGATTATGAAAGGCTAGGGGGAAATATTGATGAGCGGATTTTGGGGGAATAA
- the aroC gene encoding chorismate synthase, protein MSGFWGNKLKISIFGESHGKGIGITVDGLESGFSVDFDEVQREMERRAPGRNSMSTARKEGDKVEIMSGYFNEKTTGTPLCGVIFNQDTKSKDYTTQQILMRPGHADYPGHLRYNGFNDYRGGGHFSGRITAPIVFAGAICKQLLQAKGIEVVSHIKAIGEVEDKQIDYCSIDIEEFKKAQSKEMAVLDDEALLKMKDKILEVKQQEDSIGGVIECAIIGVPGGVGNPFFDSVESTIAHLAFSVPAVKAIEFGKGFDITKLTGSKANDEYYYEGDVVKTNTNNNGGITGGITNGMPIIFRVGIKPTPSIYKEQDTINISTKTNDKLKIVGRHDPCIVQRAVPVIEAIAAIGIYDLIK, encoded by the coding sequence ATGAGCGGATTTTGGGGGAATAAATTAAAGATATCTATATTTGGAGAATCACATGGAAAGGGAATAGGTATTACAGTAGATGGTTTAGAAAGTGGATTTTCAGTAGATTTTGATGAAGTTCAAAGGGAAATGGAAAGAAGGGCTCCAGGAAGAAATTCTATGAGCACTGCAAGAAAAGAAGGAGATAAAGTTGAAATTATGAGTGGTTATTTTAATGAAAAAACCACAGGAACTCCTTTATGTGGTGTGATATTTAATCAGGATACTAAATCTAAGGATTATACTACGCAACAGATATTGATGAGACCAGGCCATGCAGATTATCCTGGGCATTTAAGATACAACGGTTTTAATGATTATAGAGGTGGAGGACATTTTTCAGGTAGAATTACAGCACCTATTGTTTTTGCAGGAGCAATCTGCAAGCAGTTGTTACAAGCTAAGGGAATTGAAGTAGTTTCACATATTAAAGCTATTGGAGAGGTAGAAGATAAGCAGATAGATTATTGCAGCATTGACATAGAAGAGTTTAAGAAGGCTCAATCTAAAGAAATGGCTGTGTTAGATGATGAAGCTTTGCTGAAAATGAAGGATAAAATTTTAGAGGTGAAGCAGCAAGAAGATTCTATTGGTGGAGTAATTGAATGTGCTATCATAGGCGTACCAGGTGGAGTGGGAAATCCTTTTTTTGATTCAGTGGAAAGTACTATTGCTCATTTAGCTTTTTCTGTACCTGCAGTGAAAGCAATAGAGTTTGGTAAAGGTTTTGATATAACAAAACTGACAGGTTCTAAGGCAAATGATGAATATTATTATGAAGGAGATGTTGTTAAAACTAATACTAATAACAATGGAGGTATAACTGGAGGAATTACTAATGGTATGCCTATTATATTTAGGGTTGGAATAAAGCCAACACCTTCAATTTATAAAGAACAAGATACAATTAATATAAGTACAAAAACTAATGATAAGCTTAAAATAGTAGGTAGGCACGATCCGTGTATTGTGCAAAGAGCTGTACCTGTAATAGAAGCTATTGCAGCTATAGGAATTTATGATTTGATAAAGTAG
- the aroB gene encoding 3-dehydroquinate synthase, with protein sequence METIRVNLGDRSYNIDIEKGIRKKIGKHIKQIFKGKKIAIITDENVDSYYGNEVERLIKHEGYETIRIVLEPGEKTKSFNTLPYIYNELLKFKLTRSDLILTLGGGVIGDLGGFVAATFLRGIDFIQFPTSLLAQVDSSVGGKVAVDLEEGKNLIGAFHHPKAVFIDSEMLETLEEKFFSDGMAEVIKYGCILDKNLFDKLDSFEGREQLMEYIDEVIFTCCDIKRQIVERDERDTGERMILNFGHTLGHAIEKYFNYEKFTHGEGVALGMYEITKLSEKKGLTKLGTVQKIQSILQRYKLPYEIQIDEKEKIIEAISLDKKNLNNVLNLIILKEIGNANIIKESSDFFK encoded by the coding sequence ATGGAAACAATAAGAGTTAATTTAGGTGATAGAAGCTATAATATAGACATAGAAAAAGGTATAAGAAAGAAAATTGGAAAGCATATTAAGCAAATTTTTAAAGGAAAAAAAATTGCTATAATAACTGATGAAAATGTAGATTCTTATTATGGAAATGAAGTTGAAAGATTAATAAAACATGAAGGATATGAAACTATAAGAATAGTTCTTGAACCAGGAGAAAAAACAAAATCTTTTAATACATTGCCTTATATCTATAATGAATTGCTAAAATTTAAGCTTACAAGAAGCGATTTAATATTAACCTTAGGTGGTGGAGTAATTGGGGATTTGGGAGGATTTGTAGCAGCAACTTTTTTAAGAGGTATAGATTTTATACAATTTCCCACATCACTTTTGGCTCAAGTAGATTCTTCTGTAGGTGGCAAGGTTGCAGTCGATTTAGAGGAAGGAAAAAATTTAATAGGTGCTTTTCATCACCCTAAGGCTGTATTTATTGATAGTGAAATGTTAGAAACTTTAGAAGAAAAATTCTTCTCAGATGGTATGGCTGAGGTTATAAAATATGGCTGCATACTAGATAAGAATCTTTTTGATAAACTAGATTCTTTTGAAGGAAGAGAGCAGCTGATGGAATATATAGATGAAGTGATTTTTACCTGTTGTGATATAAAACGTCAAATAGTAGAAAGAGATGAGAGAGATACAGGTGAAAGAATGATTCTTAATTTTGGTCATACTTTAGGGCATGCTATTGAAAAATATTTTAACTATGAGAAATTTACTCACGGTGAAGGTGTTGCATTAGGTATGTACGAGATTACTAAGCTTAGTGAGAAGAAAGGTTTGACCAAATTAGGTACAGTACAAAAAATCCAATCTATTCTTCAAAGATATAAATTGCCCTATGAAATTCAAATAGATGAAAAAGAAAAGATAATAGAGGCTATTTCTTTAGATAAGAAAAATTTGAACAATGTATTAAATTTAATTATTTTAAAGGAAATAGGAAATGCGAATATAATAAAAGAAAGTAGTGACTTTTTTAAATAA
- a CDS encoding PTS transporter subunit EIIC, whose amino-acid sequence MLQYLQRIGKALMLPIAALPIAGILLGLGGALLGISGLTNPPAVYGPLISFVNIPFVTGVLQIMKGIGDIVFGNLPLLFAVGVAVGLSTRDKGTAALAAVFGFLVMNKVISVMLALGVTQLGVVTAANVGSYATFTTNTLGIFTLNMSVFGGIITGIITSILHNKYYNIQLPPVLGFFSGSRFVPIVTALAMALVGAILAFAWPVVQTGISYIAIFVKNSGIFGTFLFGLIERSLIPFGLHHIFYTPFWYASFVEAQVHVAGAWKTVAGANTAYFAQLSSMSDLVGMSAADMKTIVSGTTRFMAGKFPFMMFGLPAAAYAMYKNALPEKKKLVGSLLASAALTSFLTGITEPIEFTFLFVAPVLYVVHCVLAGISFLLMDLFSVFIGMTFSGGFLDFTLFGLLPAGAGVKTNWFMLVIVGLVYAVIYYFVFSLLIQKLNLKTPGRDESEEEARLYTKADFQEAKGISPDKNTKGAKNANNEIVEKAPAVLAALGGADNITNLDACITRLRVEVRDKSKVDKAKLKELGAAGVMEVGAGGIQAIFGAKADAYKNEINNILGIG is encoded by the coding sequence ATGCTTCAGTATTTACAAAGAATAGGAAAGGCCTTAATGTTACCAATAGCAGCTCTTCCTATAGCAGGTATTTTATTAGGCTTAGGTGGTGCTTTGCTGGGTATATCTGGATTGACAAATCCACCAGCAGTATATGGGCCATTAATATCTTTTGTTAACATACCTTTTGTAACAGGTGTTCTTCAGATAATGAAGGGAATAGGAGATATAGTATTTGGAAACTTACCATTACTATTTGCAGTAGGTGTTGCTGTTGGTCTTTCAACAAGAGACAAAGGAACTGCAGCACTAGCAGCTGTATTTGGTTTCCTTGTAATGAATAAAGTTATATCAGTAATGTTAGCTTTAGGAGTTACCCAATTGGGGGTTGTAACTGCTGCTAATGTAGGAAGTTATGCAACCTTTACAACAAATACATTAGGAATATTTACATTAAATATGTCAGTGTTTGGTGGTATTATAACAGGGATTATTACATCAATATTACATAATAAGTATTACAATATTCAATTACCACCAGTGCTTGGATTTTTCTCAGGGTCAAGATTTGTTCCAATAGTTACAGCCTTAGCAATGGCATTAGTAGGAGCAATATTAGCATTTGCTTGGCCTGTAGTGCAGACAGGAATTTCATACATAGCTATATTTGTTAAAAACTCAGGAATCTTTGGTACATTCTTATTTGGATTAATTGAAAGATCATTAATCCCATTTGGATTGCATCACATTTTCTATACACCATTCTGGTATGCTTCTTTCGTAGAAGCTCAAGTACATGTAGCAGGTGCATGGAAGACAGTTGCAGGAGCTAATACAGCATACTTTGCTCAATTGTCAAGCATGTCAGATTTAGTTGGTATGTCAGCTGCTGATATGAAAACTATAGTAAGTGGAACAACAAGATTTATGGCTGGTAAGTTCCCATTCATGATGTTTGGTTTACCTGCAGCAGCCTACGCTATGTATAAAAATGCACTTCCAGAAAAGAAAAAGTTAGTAGGCTCACTACTTGCTTCTGCTGCACTTACTTCATTCTTAACAGGTATAACAGAACCAATAGAATTTACATTTTTGTTCGTTGCACCAGTACTTTATGTAGTACATTGTGTGCTTGCAGGTATATCATTCTTATTAATGGATCTATTTAGTGTATTTATAGGAATGACATTCTCAGGTGGATTCTTAGACTTTACACTATTTGGGTTATTACCAGCAGGTGCCGGAGTTAAAACCAACTGGTTTATGCTTGTTATTGTTGGATTAGTTTATGCAGTAATATACTATTTTGTATTCTCATTATTAATTCAAAAATTAAACTTAAAGACTCCAGGTAGAGATGAAAGTGAAGAAGAAGCTAGACTTTATACAAAGGCAGATTTCCAAGAAGCTAAGGGTATAAGTCCAGATAAAAATACTAAGGGTGCTAAAAATGCTAATAATGAAATAGTAGAAAAAGCCCCAGCTGTATTGGCAGCCTTAGGAGGAGCGGACAATATAACCAATCTTGATGCTTGTATTACAAGATTAAGAGTTGAGGTTAGAGATAAGTCTAAAGTTGATAAAGCTAAACTTAAAGAATTAGGAGCTGCTGGAGTTATGGAAGTTGGTGCTGGTGGAATTCAAGCTATCTTCGGTGCTAAAGCAGATGCGTATAAAAATGAGATTAATAACATCTTAGGTATTGGTTAA
- the aroF gene encoding 3-deoxy-7-phosphoheptulonate synthase: MVVILKKGTSKEELERISRGIQRFGVKVSPVIGEELIILGLIGDTSKLDPKTIEANECVERVVHVQEPYKRANRMFKPHDSIIDVNGVKIGGGHFGLIAGPCSVESEDQIIGIAQAVKKSGANMLRGGAFKPRTSPYSFQGLKDEGLDLLLKAKKETGLPIVTEIMSTEYLERFVEDVDVIQVGARNMQNFELLKELGRTKKTILLKRGLSATIEELLMSAEYIMAGGNEDVILCERGIRTFETYTRNTLDISAIPVIKKLSHLPVVIDPSHSAGKWWLVEPLSKAAVAAGADGLIIEVHNDPENALCDGQQSIKPSKFDKLVDDIRLIAQAMGKTI, encoded by the coding sequence ATGGTAGTTATTTTGAAAAAAGGAACATCAAAAGAAGAACTTGAGAGAATATCAAGAGGTATCCAAAGATTTGGAGTAAAGGTAAGTCCAGTAATTGGTGAAGAATTAATTATTCTAGGTTTAATAGGAGATACAAGTAAGTTAGATCCAAAGACTATAGAAGCTAATGAGTGTGTTGAAAGGGTTGTACATGTGCAAGAACCATACAAGAGAGCAAACAGAATGTTTAAGCCTCATGATAGCATTATAGATGTTAATGGAGTGAAAATTGGAGGAGGACATTTTGGATTAATCGCAGGTCCGTGTTCTGTAGAAAGTGAAGATCAAATCATTGGAATTGCTCAAGCGGTAAAGAAATCTGGTGCAAACATGTTAAGAGGTGGGGCTTTTAAGCCTAGAACTTCTCCATACTCTTTTCAAGGGTTAAAGGACGAAGGGTTAGACTTGTTATTAAAAGCTAAGAAGGAAACAGGACTTCCAATAGTAACTGAAATTATGTCAACAGAATACTTAGAAAGATTCGTGGAAGATGTTGATGTAATTCAAGTTGGTGCAAGAAATATGCAAAACTTCGAGTTATTAAAAGAACTAGGTAGAACAAAAAAGACTATTTTGCTTAAGAGAGGTTTGTCAGCTACCATAGAGGAACTTTTAATGTCTGCTGAATATATTATGGCAGGAGGAAATGAGGATGTAATACTTTGTGAAAGAGGAATAAGAACTTTTGAAACTTACACAAGAAATACATTGGATATTTCAGCTATTCCTGTAATAAAGAAATTATCACACTTACCTGTAGTTATAGATCCATCACACTCAGCAGGTAAATGGTGGTTAGTGGAACCATTATCAAAGGCAGCTGTAGCAGCAGGAGCTGATGGTTTGATTATTGAAGTACACAATGATCCAGAAAATGCTTTATGTGATGGTCAACAGTCAATTAAACCAAGCAAGTTTGATAAGTTAGTAGATGATATTAGATTAATAGCACAAGCTATGGGAAAAACAATTTAA
- a CDS encoding LTA synthase family protein: protein MKKLNISEKNKNILTWCLMYLCLFMLIEAFQRSSLLQAVTYIFQHPLISLYNMSIIVCLSCFILLLKRKKLGFVIYSILWAILSCASGIKSVFRGDPLMAQDFFLIKEAGDVANSYLSGAKMILIGVLIIASIFAVVYTWKNEKTSVRFPNKFFTIIAVALVLGFPFLSRGIVQALNIKPVLWDMRSSYYQFGFAYSFGETVTSLKPSKPDTYSKDKIQSIKNELSTEVMAKVEETSKAKNTISSDVKPNVIGFLLEAFFDPTTLPGVKFSRDPIPNFRALSQKYSSGKMTVPVIGGGTVNTEFEAFTSMSTKLLSPGNTPYVQTLRTKSVESVASVLRDNGYTTTAIHDHWGNFYNRVDVYKNIGFDRFISGETIPYKTHSGEWEEDKVMLDPISKVLSQREDGNYIFGVTVQTHGPYDGTKLISEDGPKVVEGPLNENEKIQLENYAYQLEQADKFIKSVVDLINSTGKPTILYMYGDHLPALGNNFSVYDKVKLTDGQKFATPYLIWDNIGLKKNDEDIKAYQLSPKIFDILNLKGTTMAQFQRKYKQGNATEEEFKLMEYDLLYGKDYTYTDSKPFEIKDMTIGLIPLTVTSVEIKDDKVVIKGTGFTEQSRVLKHNKIIDTTFVDTTTLEVAKDSVKSGDSIEACYIDWKNGVYTKSPTFSVK from the coding sequence ATGAAAAAGTTAAATATATCTGAAAAAAATAAAAATATTTTAACTTGGTGTTTAATGTATTTATGCTTATTTATGCTTATTGAAGCATTTCAAAGAAGTAGTTTATTGCAAGCTGTTACATATATATTTCAACACCCACTAATATCTTTGTATAATATGAGCATTATAGTTTGCTTGAGTTGCTTTATATTATTACTGAAGAGAAAAAAATTAGGGTTTGTTATTTATTCTATTTTATGGGCTATATTAAGCTGTGCAAGTGGAATAAAGTCTGTTTTTAGAGGAGATCCTCTTATGGCTCAAGACTTCTTTTTAATAAAGGAAGCAGGAGATGTTGCTAATTCATATTTAAGTGGAGCTAAAATGATTTTAATAGGAGTATTAATTATTGCTTCTATTTTTGCAGTAGTTTATACTTGGAAAAATGAGAAGACAAGTGTGAGATTTCCAAATAAATTTTTTACAATAATTGCTGTAGCATTAGTTCTTGGATTTCCATTTTTATCAAGAGGAATCGTACAAGCACTGAATATAAAGCCGGTATTATGGGATATGAGAAGTTCTTATTATCAATTTGGATTTGCTTATTCATTTGGTGAAACAGTAACTTCACTAAAGCCTAGCAAGCCAGATACATATTCTAAAGATAAGATTCAATCAATAAAAAATGAGCTTAGTACTGAAGTTATGGCAAAAGTAGAAGAAACATCAAAAGCCAAGAATACTATTAGTTCTGATGTTAAGCCAAATGTTATAGGATTTTTATTGGAAGCTTTTTTTGATCCTACAACCTTACCAGGAGTTAAATTTTCTAGAGATCCAATACCTAATTTTAGAGCATTAAGTCAAAAGTATTCATCAGGTAAAATGACTGTGCCCGTAATAGGTGGAGGAACAGTAAATACTGAGTTTGAGGCATTTACTTCAATGAGTACAAAGTTATTGAGTCCAGGTAATACCCCATATGTGCAAACACTTAGAACAAAGTCAGTAGAATCAGTTGCAAGTGTACTAAGAGATAATGGATATACAACAACTGCAATTCATGATCACTGGGGAAATTTTTATAATAGAGTAGATGTATACAAGAATATAGGTTTTGATAGATTTATAAGTGGAGAAACTATTCCATATAAAACACATAGTGGGGAATGGGAAGAAGATAAGGTGATGTTAGATCCAATCAGTAAAGTTCTATCTCAAAGAGAAGATGGAAATTATATATTTGGAGTAACAGTGCAAACTCATGGACCTTATGATGGTACAAAACTTATTTCTGAAGATGGACCTAAGGTAGTAGAAGGACCTTTAAATGAAAATGAAAAAATACAACTTGAAAATTATGCCTACCAACTTGAACAGGCTGATAAATTTATTAAATCAGTGGTAGATTTAATAAACAGTACAGGCAAACCTACAATACTATATATGTACGGAGATCATTTGCCAGCTTTAGGAAATAATTTTAGTGTATATGACAAAGTAAAGTTAACAGACGGTCAAAAGTTCGCCACACCATATTTAATATGGGATAATATAGGACTTAAAAAGAATGATGAGGATATCAAAGCTTATCAGTTATCTCCAAAGATATTTGATATACTAAATCTAAAAGGGACTACAATGGCTCAGTTCCAAAGAAAATATAAACAAGGTAATGCAACAGAAGAAGAATTTAAATTGATGGAATATGATCTTCTATATGGTAAGGATTATACCTATACAGATTCAAAACCATTTGAAATAAAAGATATGACCATAGGTTTGATTCCTTTAACTGTTACATCAGTTGAAATAAAAGATGATAAAGTTGTTATAAAGGGAACTGGTTTTACAGAGCAGAGTAGAGTACTGAAACATAATAAGATTATTGATACTACTTTTGTAGATACAACTACTTTAGAAGTAGCTAAAGATAGTGTTAAATCAGGAGATTCAATAGAAGCGTGTTATATAGATTGGAAGAATGGTGTTTACACAAAAAGTCCAACTTTTAGTGTGAAATAA
- a CDS encoding glycosyltransferase family 2 protein has product MLDKLISIIVPMYFEEEVAQECYNRLTKVMKESQLNYELIFVNDGSTDKTLPILKEIALKDERAKVISFSRNFGHQNAVTAGIFAATGDALVIIDADLQDPPELIPDLVAKWQEGYDVVYAKRKQRKGETWFKLFTAKCFYKFLHSMSEVEIPKDTGDFRLIDRKVGEVFKNMPERNRFIRGMMSWVGFKQYAFEYERQERFAGSTKYPLKKMLKFASDGIIAFSSKPLKMISYLGGITIFISIILLIYSLIIRIIGVNAQPGWTSIIVAISLFSGVQLLSLGIIGQYIARIYDESKNRPLYIVDEKINFEEKDNNKKEI; this is encoded by the coding sequence ATGTTAGATAAATTAATATCTATTATTGTGCCTATGTACTTTGAAGAGGAAGTGGCACAGGAATGTTATAATAGATTAACTAAGGTAATGAAAGAAAGTCAATTAAATTATGAGTTAATATTTGTTAATGATGGCTCTACAGATAAAACATTACCAATATTAAAAGAAATAGCTTTAAAAGATGAACGGGCAAAGGTTATAAGTTTTTCTAGAAACTTTGGTCATCAAAATGCTGTTACAGCTGGTATATTTGCTGCTACAGGAGATGCATTAGTAATAATAGATGCTGACTTGCAGGATCCACCTGAATTAATACCTGATTTAGTGGCGAAATGGCAAGAAGGTTATGATGTGGTATATGCTAAGAGAAAGCAGAGAAAAGGTGAAACTTGGTTTAAACTATTTACAGCTAAATGTTTTTATAAATTTTTACACTCAATGTCAGAAGTTGAAATTCCAAAAGATACAGGAGATTTTAGACTTATTGATAGAAAAGTTGGAGAAGTTTTTAAGAATATGCCTGAAAGAAACAGATTTATAAGGGGTATGATGAGCTGGGTTGGATTTAAACAATATGCTTTTGAGTATGAAAGGCAAGAGCGTTTTGCAGGTAGTACAAAATACCCATTGAAGAAGATGCTTAAATTTGCATCAGATGGAATCATAGCTTTTTCATCGAAGCCATTAAAGATGATATCTTATCTTGGAGGTATAACTATATTTATTTCAATAATATTGTTGATTTATTCTTTGATAATAAGAATAATTGGAGTGAATGCACAACCAGGATGGACATCAATCATAGTTGCAATATCTTTATTTAGTGGAGTGCAGTTATTATCTTTAGGAATAATAGGTCAATACATTGCAAGAATTTATGATGAAAGTAAGAATAGACCTTTGTATATTGTTGATGAAAAAATCAATTTTGAAGAAAAAGATAATAATAAAAAAGAAATTTAA
- a CDS encoding rhodanese-like domain-containing protein: MIDLSANDAYNLIKEKKDVIILDVRTKDEFNDGHLENAKCFPLGRIDMDLDELYGYEDTPILVYCERGGRSFQASEVLENNGFNNIYNMLGGYTSWVNASFNKNNRG; the protein is encoded by the coding sequence ATGATAGACTTAAGTGCAAATGATGCATATAATCTAATAAAAGAAAAAAAAGATGTTATTATCTTAGATGTAAGAACAAAAGATGAATTTAATGATGGTCATCTAGAAAATGCAAAATGTTTTCCTCTAGGACGTATTGATATGGATTTAGATGAATTGTACGGATATGAAGATACGCCTATCCTTGTATATTGTGAACGAGGTGGAAGAAGCTTTCAAGCTTCTGAAGTCCTTGAAAATAATGGATTCAATAATATTTATAATATGCTTGGAGGTTACACTAGTTGGGTTAATGCCTCCTTTAACAAAAATAACAGAGGTTAA
- a CDS encoding chorismate mutase has product MALEEYRNRIDEIDKKIAQLFQERMDTVTKVGQYKKENNIPILNRKREEEVLEKNAKRLREDLQEEGREFFENLMAVSRAYQQKIIFNEGKSSKNTMVSVGYPGVKGSFGYQAMVEYFKLDEGSKNYTEFEDIFIGMKKEEIEYGILPIENSSTGAINKVYDLLRKYGFSIVGEQCIKIDQNILGIPGTTLLDIKEVYSHPQGFEQSSRFVSGYSDWRLIPYHNTAMSAKYVMELNDKSKAAIASREAAKIYGLQIIKEGINDNRNNTTRFIVIGKSLEVQEESDKISVVFTLKHEAGNLYNSLRFFAENFINLLKIESRPMEESNWEYFFYIDFEGNLRSEAVKNALKKLEEDSSYFRILGCYKKMSMEI; this is encoded by the coding sequence ATGGCATTAGAAGAATATAGAAATAGGATTGATGAAATAGATAAGAAAATTGCACAACTTTTTCAAGAGAGAATGGATACAGTAACTAAAGTTGGCCAATATAAAAAGGAAAATAACATTCCAATATTAAATAGAAAAAGAGAAGAAGAAGTATTAGAGAAGAATGCAAAGAGATTGAGAGAAGATTTACAAGAAGAAGGAAGAGAATTTTTTGAAAATCTAATGGCAGTTAGCAGAGCGTATCAGCAGAAGATTATATTTAATGAGGGAAAGAGTTCTAAAAATACAATGGTATCAGTTGGATATCCAGGAGTAAAGGGGTCTTTTGGATATCAAGCCATGGTGGAATATTTCAAATTAGATGAGGGCTCAAAGAATTATACTGAATTTGAAGATATATTTATTGGCATGAAAAAAGAAGAGATAGAATACGGTATTCTTCCTATAGAAAATTCATCAACGGGTGCAATTAATAAAGTTTATGACCTATTAAGAAAGTATGGCTTTAGCATTGTGGGAGAACAATGTATAAAAATAGATCAAAATATTTTAGGTATTCCGGGAACTACCCTTTTGGATATAAAAGAAGTGTATTCACATCCTCAGGGTTTTGAACAAAGTTCTAGATTTGTATCAGGGTATAGTGATTGGCGATTGATACCGTATCATAATACTGCTATGAGTGCAAAATATGTTATGGAATTAAATGATAAGAGCAAGGCAGCCATTGCAAGCAGAGAGGCAGCTAAAATTTATGGACTGCAAATAATAAAAGAAGGAATAAATGATAATAGAAATAATACCACAAGATTTATTGTTATTGGAAAGTCACTAGAAGTACAAGAAGAGTCGGATAAGATTTCTGTTGTATTCACCTTGAAGCATGAAGCAGGAAATCTATATAATTCATTAAGGTTCTTTGCTGAAAACTTTATAAACTTATTGAAGATAGAGTCTAGACCGATGGAAGAATCTAATTGGGAATATTTTTTCTATATTGATTTTGAAGGAAACTTAAGAAGCGAAGCAGTTAAAAATGCTTTGAAAAAGTTAGAGGAAGATTCATCATATTTTAGAATTTTAGGCTGTTATAAGAAAATGAGTATGGAAATATAA